A window from Candidatus Arthromitus sp. SFB-rat-Yit encodes these proteins:
- the lonC gene encoding Lon family ATP-dependent protease — protein sequence MNSDVTIDEIEKLIEESNNIEFRVNVLYEMLEKLFDKNIINDRISKFKLPKYISSKNVNEKLYSINVIASNGKSLVEVPSDNDLEKIYLITKNIIVEEISRRYIQSKIENEVENILNEKQDKYIDEIKLQIIKKNKGPENTKTLKKYAQLEMLNKKQLNKNIQHLLRPKSFCEILGQNRPIKSLISKLVSEYPQHILIYGPPGVGKTSAARLALEEAKKFDFTPFNEKSKFIEVNGTTLRWDPREVTNPLLGSVHDPIYQGSKKDLAEIGIPEPKPGLVTEAHGGILFIDEIGELDLILQNKLLKVLEDKKVEFSSAYYDPDDENIPKYIKFLFDNGAPADFILIGATTREPHEINPALRSRCTEIFFEPLTSNDIDKIVINSAEKLNIKLEDGVPSLISEHCIEGRKATGIVSDAYSYTLYKENKNSDIIITKDIVKEVLSLSRITPFINKDEIKNPQIGLIKGLGVNGFLGSILNFECETFKAKKSSKGKFRFNETAGSMAKDSVFNASTVIRKLTGIDLSDYDIHLNAIGGGKIDGPSAGSAITICILSSILNKPIIQDVAITGEISIKGSIKKVGGIFEKIYAARRNGLNHVIIPKENKNDVPKDIDDINIIYVNNINDVIKFIFKDTSLINSI from the coding sequence TTGAATTCTGATGTTACAATCGATGAAATTGAGAAATTAATTGAAGAAAGTAATAACATTGAGTTTAGAGTCAATGTTTTATATGAAATGCTTGAAAAATTATTTGACAAAAATATTATAAATGATAGAATTTCTAAATTTAAATTACCAAAATATATTTCAAGTAAAAATGTTAATGAAAAACTCTATAGTATAAATGTAATTGCTAGCAATGGAAAATCATTAGTTGAGGTTCCTTCTGATAACGATTTAGAAAAAATTTATTTAATTACTAAAAATATAATAGTTGAAGAAATTAGCCGTAGATATATTCAAAGTAAAATTGAAAATGAAGTTGAAAATATATTAAATGAAAAACAAGATAAATATATTGATGAAATCAAACTACAAATTATCAAAAAAAATAAAGGTCCTGAAAATACTAAAACACTCAAAAAGTATGCTCAGCTTGAAATGTTAAACAAAAAACAATTAAATAAAAATATACAGCATCTTTTAAGACCTAAATCTTTTTGTGAAATACTTGGGCAAAATCGTCCAATTAAATCATTAATTTCCAAACTTGTTTCTGAATATCCTCAACATATTTTAATTTATGGCCCACCTGGAGTTGGCAAAACTTCTGCAGCTAGACTTGCATTAGAAGAAGCTAAAAAATTTGATTTTACACCATTTAATGAAAAATCAAAATTCATAGAGGTAAATGGAACAACATTAAGATGGGATCCAAGAGAAGTTACAAATCCTCTGCTCGGTTCTGTTCATGATCCAATTTATCAAGGAAGTAAAAAAGATTTAGCTGAAATAGGAATACCTGAACCAAAACCAGGACTTGTTACAGAGGCACATGGTGGAATTTTATTTATAGATGAAATTGGTGAACTTGATTTAATATTGCAAAACAAATTATTAAAGGTTCTTGAAGATAAAAAAGTAGAATTTTCATCAGCATATTATGATCCAGATGATGAAAACATACCTAAGTATATAAAATTTTTATTTGATAATGGCGCTCCTGCAGATTTCATATTAATAGGTGCTACTACCCGTGAACCTCACGAAATAAATCCTGCTCTTAGATCTAGATGTACAGAAATATTTTTTGAACCTCTCACATCAAATGATATAGATAAAATTGTAATAAATTCTGCTGAAAAATTAAATATAAAATTAGAGGATGGTGTTCCATCATTAATAAGTGAACATTGTATAGAGGGGAGAAAAGCAACTGGAATAGTAAGTGATGCTTATAGTTATACACTATATAAGGAAAATAAAAATTCAGATATTATAATAACAAAAGATATAGTAAAAGAGGTTTTATCATTATCCCGTATTACTCCATTTATAAATAAAGATGAAATAAAAAATCCACAAATTGGTTTAATAAAAGGACTTGGAGTTAATGGATTTTTAGGTTCAATTTTAAATTTTGAATGTGAAACATTCAAGGCTAAAAAATCTTCAAAAGGTAAATTTAGGTTTAATGAAACTGCAGGATCTATGGCAAAGGATTCAGTGTTTAATGCATCAACCGTTATACGAAAACTTACTGGAATTGATTTAAGTGACTATGATATACATTTGAATGCTATAGGTGGTGGAAAAATTGATGGTCCATCTGCAGGATCTGCAATAACTATATGTATATTAAGCTCTATTTTAAACAAACCGATAATTCAAGATGTAGCTATAACAGGCGAAATCTCAATAAAAGGATCTATTAAAAAAGTCGGAGGCATATTTGAAAAAATTTATGCTGCTAGACGAAATGGTTTGAATCATGTAATAATACCAAAAGAAAATAAAAATGATGTTCCTAAAGATATCGATGATATTAACATTATCTATGTAAATAATATAAATGATGTTATAAAATTTATATTTAAAGATACTTCATTAATTAATAGTATTTAA
- a CDS encoding helix-turn-helix domain-containing protein yields the protein MKIGKKIKFLRIKNGLTQEELADRSELSKGFISQLERDLTSPSIATLVDILECLGTNLKEFFSEEYNEKICFSKNDFFVTNNNELKHDIYWIVPNSQKNRMEPIMVYLQGGGKTFKENPHEGEEFGYVISGSIYLNLGSRKIRVKKGESFYFSPETDHYIENTSKHVEACVIWVSTPPNF from the coding sequence ATGAAGATCGGGAAAAAAATAAAATTTTTAAGAATTAAAAATGGTCTTACTCAAGAGGAATTAGCAGATAGAAGTGAATTGTCTAAAGGATTTATATCTCAATTAGAGAGAGATTTGACATCTCCTTCAATAGCTACTCTTGTGGATATTTTGGAATGCTTAGGAACAAATTTAAAGGAATTTTTTAGTGAAGAATATAATGAGAAGATTTGTTTTAGTAAGAATGATTTTTTTGTAACTAATAATAATGAATTGAAACATGATATATACTGGATTGTACCTAATTCACAGAAAAACAGAATGGAGCCTATTATGGTATATTTACAAGGTGGGGGAAAAACATTTAAAGAAAATCCACATGAAGGTGAAGAATTTGGATATGTTATTTCAGGGAGTATTTATTTAAATTTAGGAAGTAGGAAGATAAGGGTAAAAAAAGGAGAGTCCTTTTATTTTTCACCAGAAACAGATCACTATATAGAAAATACATCTAAACATGTTGAGGCATGTGTCATCTGGGTAAGTACTCCTCCAAATTTTTAA
- the dnaB gene encoding replicative DNA helicase — MDNKISPNNIESEQTILGAMIIYKNTIHEIIDTINVDDFYKDAHKNIFKTIKNMFLKDIQVDLISLIEYLKKDSLLEESGGSLYITDISNSIATIANLQTHIKIVKDNSILRKLIKISNETLDRIYKKDDPNLLIENIQRSVFDLSISETKSDIEPLNNILDRTIKHIENLYINNLSFVGLSSGFYDLDLKLSGLQKSQMILIAARPSMGKTTFALNIAENVAIKENKTVLIFSLEMSKEQLTNKLISSITKINIQKLQTGNLDDSDLDQLVKGTEIISRAKIYIDDTPNISITEMRSKCRKLKFSTNIDLIIIDYLQLMSGNSRNESRQQEVSEISRFIKALSKEINCPIIALSQLSRAPEQRSDHRPMLSDLRESGSIEQDSDIVMLLYRDEYYNKDTEYKNIAECIIAKHRNGEVGTIKLAWIGQYSKFENLDNNH; from the coding sequence ATGGATAATAAAATTTCACCGAATAATATAGAATCAGAACAAACCATATTAGGTGCTATGATAATATATAAAAATACTATTCATGAAATAATAGATACTATAAATGTGGATGATTTCTATAAAGATGCACACAAAAATATCTTCAAAACTATAAAAAATATGTTTTTAAAAGATATACAAGTAGATTTAATTTCTCTTATAGAATATTTAAAAAAAGATTCTCTCTTAGAAGAATCTGGAGGATCTTTATACATAACCGATATATCAAATTCAATAGCAACAATTGCTAATTTGCAAACACATATTAAAATAGTTAAAGATAATTCTATTTTAAGGAAACTTATTAAAATATCTAATGAAACACTTGATCGTATATATAAAAAAGATGATCCTAACTTATTAATTGAAAATATACAGAGAAGTGTATTTGATTTATCAATATCTGAAACTAAATCTGATATTGAACCCCTAAATAATATACTAGATAGAACAATTAAACATATTGAAAACCTATATATTAATAATCTATCCTTTGTTGGATTATCTTCTGGATTTTACGATTTAGATTTAAAACTATCTGGATTACAAAAATCTCAAATGATATTAATAGCTGCAAGACCATCTATGGGAAAAACTACTTTTGCATTAAATATTGCTGAAAATGTAGCAATTAAAGAAAACAAAACTGTACTAATATTTTCTCTTGAAATGAGTAAAGAACAACTAACTAATAAATTAATATCATCAATAACAAAAATTAATATACAAAAACTTCAAACTGGAAATTTAGATGACTCTGATTTAGATCAATTAGTAAAAGGTACCGAAATTATATCTAGAGCCAAAATATATATAGACGATACTCCTAACATATCAATTACAGAAATGAGATCTAAATGCCGAAAATTAAAATTCTCAACAAATATAGATTTAATAATCATAGATTATCTACAACTTATGAGTGGAAATTCAAGAAATGAAAGTAGACAACAAGAAGTTTCAGAAATTTCTCGTTTCATAAAAGCTTTGTCCAAAGAAATTAATTGTCCTATAATCGCATTATCTCAATTATCACGTGCTCCAGAACAAAGATCAGATCATAGACCAATGTTATCTGATTTGCGTGAATCAGGATCTATAGAACAAGATTCTGATATAGTAATGCTTCTATATAGGGATGAGTACTATAATAAGGACACAGAATATAAAAATATTGCTGAATGTATAATTGCAAAACATAGAAATGGAGAAGTTGGAACTATAAAACTCGCCTGGATAGGTCAATATTCAAAATTCGAGAATCTAGATAATAACCATTAA
- a CDS encoding 23S rRNA (pseudouridine(1915)-N(3))-methyltransferase RlmH has protein sequence MKINLFLDKRDLKNSNLIQAIMDYYKRITKFVKINVYYSLDNKLIGRDDYNINVTTVDGEYMNSIEFSDIIKYKSINRVKNINIFFVKFNKLYHNICFVCFNLSKDLLVLILLEQIYRAYKIINNEPYHK, from the coding sequence GTGAAGATAAATTTATTTTTAGACAAGAGAGACTTAAAGAATTCAAATTTAATTCAAGCTATAATGGACTATTATAAAAGGATTACTAAGTTTGTTAAGATTAATGTTTATTATTCTTTGGATAATAAATTGATTGGTCGTGATGATTATAATATTAATGTAACAACAGTAGATGGCGAATATATGAATTCTATTGAATTTAGTGATATTATAAAATATAAATCTATAAATAGAGTAAAAAACATTAATATTTTTTTTGTTAAATTTAATAAATTATATCATAATATCTGTTTTGTATGTTTTAATTTGAGTAAAGATTTACTAGTTTTGATTTTATTGGAGCAGATATATAGAGCATATAAAATAATTAATAATGAGCCATATCATAAATGA
- a CDS encoding 23S rRNA (pseudouridine(1915)-N(3))-methyltransferase RlmH encodes MLREVSLISVGILKDYFKKIENNYKGKINFINIKESNKRLESNSILNMINKNKNSLYVLFDLNGTKNLNEINKIKNINKHVYFIIGGSEGVCDEVRNKCNYVIKLSDFTYPHQIFKLIALQFVEKMFLK; translated from the coding sequence ATGTTGCGGGAAGTAAGTTTAATTTCTGTAGGTATACTAAAAGATTATTTCAAGAAAATTGAGAATAATTACAAGGGTAAGATCAATTTTATAAATATAAAGGAGAGTAATAAAAGATTAGAAAGTAATAGTATATTAAATATGATAAATAAGAATAAAAATAGCTTGTATGTATTATTTGATTTAAATGGTACAAAGAATTTGAATGAAATTAATAAGATTAAAAATATTAACAAGCATGTTTATTTTATAATTGGTGGAAGTGAAGGAGTATGTGATGAAGTAAGGAATAAATGTAATTATGTTATTAAATTAAGTGATTTTACATATCCACATCAGATATTTAAGTTGATTGCATTACAGTTTGTAGAAAAGATGTTTTTAAAGTGA
- a CDS encoding SEC-C metal-binding domain-containing protein, which translates to MNLYNKWTNMVTEFVKTKGEAVFWNEYKNVELKIYKDILGNKNFKFTSSISELSKKYDISEEFIVGFVDGISESLNTNIDIENITLEDKIDFDINVEELYFNMLDAKADYLFNLNEWSEILTEEKIREITSKWRSSKVVVNSVKIGRNELCTCGSGKKYKKCCGK; encoded by the coding sequence ATGAATTTATATAATAAATGGACTAATATGGTTACGGAATTTGTTAAGACAAAAGGGGAAGCAGTATTTTGGAATGAGTATAAGAATGTTGAATTAAAAATTTATAAGGATATACTTGGTAATAAGAATTTTAAATTTACATCTAGTATTAGTGAATTATCTAAAAAATACGATATAAGTGAGGAATTTATAGTAGGATTTGTTGATGGTATAAGTGAGAGTTTAAATACAAATATAGATATAGAAAATATTACATTAGAAGATAAAATAGATTTTGATATTAATGTAGAAGAGTTGTATTTTAATATGTTAGATGCTAAGGCAGATTATTTATTTAATTTAAATGAGTGGAGTGAGATTTTAACTGAAGAAAAGATTAGAGAAATAACATCCAAATGGAGATCATCTAAGGTTGTAGTAAATAGTGTAAAAATTGGAAGGAATGAATTATGTACATGTGGTAGTGGTAAGAAGTATAAGAAATGTTGCGGGAAGTAA
- a CDS encoding CxxH/CxxC protein, with protein MINNMFCSCEEHIDYVIDDFINKYGLIPNIEFNKDNNYCNYCNKYAKYMVID; from the coding sequence ATGATAAATAATATGTTTTGTTCATGTGAAGAACATATAGATTATGTTATTGATGATTTTATTAATAAATATGGATTGATTCCAAATATTGAATTTAATAAGGATAATAACTATTGTAATTATTGCAATAAGTATGCAAAATATATGGTAATAGATTAA
- a CDS encoding MBL fold metallo-hydrolase, protein MKFCSISSGSSGNCFLVGSDRTNILIDVGVSKKTLINAINSINITPNMISGVLITHEHIDHYKGASVICKGLDIPIYLNERTFRSIQDKLKGVNNVNIIDKMEFSIGDLDIKAFKLPHDAVDPIGYSVLYKKKKLSVVTDIGHISNDIFNNIRDSDVVLLESNYNEEMLRLSNYPHFLKERILSNNGHLSNEECALTIVKLVRISYKRIILGHLSITSNFPELAYKTSERILINHGMKIGKDLKLTVAHRSLPSNYMRF, encoded by the coding sequence ATGAAATTTTGTTCTATAAGTAGTGGTAGTTCTGGTAATTGTTTTTTAGTTGGTAGTGATAGAACAAATATTTTAATAGATGTAGGAGTATCTAAAAAAACATTAATAAATGCCATCAATTCAATAAATATAACTCCAAATATGATAAGTGGTGTACTAATAACTCATGAACACATAGATCATTACAAGGGAGCTAGCGTAATATGTAAAGGATTAGATATTCCGATATATTTAAATGAACGAACATTTAGGAGCATTCAAGATAAGTTAAAAGGTGTTAATAATGTAAACATAATAGATAAAATGGAATTTTCGATTGGAGATTTAGATATTAAAGCTTTTAAATTACCACATGATGCGGTAGATCCAATTGGATATAGTGTTTTATATAAAAAAAAGAAGCTGAGTGTAGTTACTGATATTGGACATATTTCAAATGATATTTTTAATAATATAAGGGATTCAGATGTTGTATTACTTGAGAGTAATTATAATGAGGAAATGCTCAGATTAAGTAATTACCCACATTTTTTAAAAGAAAGAATACTTAGTAATAATGGGCATTTATCAAATGAGGAATGTGCTTTAACAATAGTTAAGCTTGTAAGGATATCTTATAAAAGAATTATTTTAGGTCATTTAAGTATTACAAGTAATTTTCCAGAATTAGCCTATAAAACTTCAGAAAGAATCCTTATAAATCATGGAATGAAAATTGGAAAAGATTTAAAGTTAACAGTTGCACATAGAAGTTTACCTAGTAATTATATGAGGTTTTAA
- a CDS encoding UDP-N-acetylglucosamine 1-carboxyvinyltransferase — MEKIIINGSNPLYGSIEISGAKNAAVAVIPATVMCSEGICIIDNIPDIEDVNKLVRILKTLGSSVRKVNNTLIIDNSNLKNYRADSDDVHNMRASYYLIGALLARFKKTIVDLPGGCSIGDRPIDQHIKGLEKLGVNIRIEHGSVIAETDKLVGNNIFFDVVSVGATINVMLAACFADGVTVLENVAKEPHVVDVANFLNLMGANIKGAGTDIIKITGVKRLLGCNYSIIPDQIEASTYMMATAACTGEVLIKNVIPKHLESITAKLIEMGVTIFEYDDSILVKSTERLKGVNIKTAPYPGFPTDVQQIIGVLMSISEGTSIISESIFENRFKYFDELKKMGVNVKIEGRAAIINGVDKLTGCKLKATDLRAGAAMIIAGLVAKGTTEITSIKHIDRGYPNIEEKFRKLGANIYREYKDDIKEFKNII, encoded by the coding sequence ATGGAAAAGATTATAATAAATGGATCTAATCCACTTTATGGAAGTATAGAAATTAGTGGTGCGAAAAATGCAGCTGTTGCTGTTATACCAGCTACAGTTATGTGCAGTGAGGGTATATGTATAATAGATAATATACCCGATATAGAGGATGTTAATAAACTAGTGAGAATTTTAAAAACATTAGGATCTAGTGTAAGAAAGGTAAATAATACCTTAATAATAGATAATTCAAATTTGAAAAATTATCGAGCTGATAGTGATGATGTACATAATATGAGAGCTTCTTATTATTTGATAGGAGCATTGTTAGCAAGATTTAAAAAGACAATTGTGGATCTTCCAGGAGGATGTAGTATAGGTGATCGACCTATAGATCAGCATATAAAAGGTTTGGAAAAACTTGGTGTTAATATTAGAATTGAACATGGTTCAGTAATTGCTGAAACGGATAAATTAGTTGGCAACAATATATTTTTTGATGTAGTAAGTGTGGGGGCAACTATAAATGTAATGTTAGCGGCATGCTTTGCTGATGGAGTTACTGTGCTTGAAAATGTTGCAAAGGAACCACATGTTGTAGACGTAGCAAATTTTCTTAATTTGATGGGTGCTAATATAAAAGGTGCAGGAACAGATATTATAAAAATAACTGGAGTCAAAAGACTTTTAGGGTGTAATTACTCGATAATACCAGATCAAATAGAAGCATCTACATATATGATGGCAACGGCAGCTTGTACGGGAGAGGTATTAATTAAAAATGTAATACCAAAGCATTTAGAGTCTATAACAGCAAAACTAATAGAAATGGGTGTAACTATTTTTGAATATGATGATAGTATTTTAGTAAAAAGTACGGAACGTTTAAAAGGTGTAAATATTAAAACTGCACCGTATCCAGGATTTCCCACTGATGTACAGCAAATAATAGGTGTTCTTATGAGTATTTCTGAAGGAACAAGTATTATAAGTGAAAGTATATTTGAAAATAGATTTAAGTATTTTGATGAACTAAAAAAAATGGGAGTAAATGTTAAGATTGAAGGAAGAGCTGCTATTATAAACGGAGTAGATAAGCTTACAGGATGTAAACTTAAAGCTACAGATTTAAGAGCCGGTGCTGCTATGATTATAGCAGGATTAGTTGCTAAAGGGACCACAGAGATAACTTCAATAAAGCATATAGATAGAGGGTATCCCAATATAGAGGAAAAATTTAGAAAATTAGGTGCTAATATATATAGAGAATATAAAGATGATATAAAAGAGTTTAAGAATATAATATAG
- a CDS encoding DUF1540 domain-containing protein, which produces MLKNNNILCNVVECKFNDKNQYCTLEQIKITKHEAIAKNVESTDCASFQSMK; this is translated from the coding sequence ATGTTGAAAAATAATAATATATTATGTAACGTAGTAGAATGCAAATTTAATGATAAAAATCAGTATTGCACTTTAGAGCAAATAAAGATAACTAAACATGAAGCTATAGCAAAAAATGTAGAGTCAACAGATTGTGCAAGTTTTCAGTCTATGAAATAA
- a CDS encoding S8 family serine peptidase, which yields MINNIKKRLHPNLLYAFNLNKLTSYRIILELKHNSSSLIKKIQNNQGCIFTHHIPDLNLVCCTVPHKFLYTLVNSPQVKYISFDSEVFLCGNKLFPETEKSSYKTSANNNTLTGKNITIAMIDSGIYPLDTFTKSKNRILFFKDIVNDFSYPYDDNGHGTAMCNIIGGNFTYKNKILKNSSECNFCMIKAFDKYNKSYCSLIFKAIDLILEISSKYNIQILYLPFELYEFNNFLLNIFQALINKISKSNIIVLLPIGNNSTNYSSLKGLSLLNNCIVVGGNNFKDSSKGIYINTFIKPNVISIYENIKVQNIDVKYIPEKNNQYIYPTKLKNSSIEYFGSSCSCAYVSSLIALLKQKNISINTIDIISLFKISCNKINNLDNSVQGLGIIDITKLLE from the coding sequence ATGATTAATAATATTAAAAAAAGGCTTCATCCAAATCTTCTATACGCATTTAACCTAAATAAACTTACTTCATATAGAATAATATTAGAATTGAAACATAACTCATCATCTCTAATAAAAAAAATTCAAAATAATCAAGGATGTATTTTTACACATCATATACCAGACCTAAATTTAGTGTGTTGTACAGTACCACATAAATTCTTATATACCCTTGTAAACTCTCCTCAAGTTAAATATATTTCATTTGATTCTGAAGTTTTTTTATGTGGAAATAAACTATTTCCAGAAACTGAAAAATCAAGTTATAAAACATCAGCAAACAATAATACATTAACTGGTAAAAATATAACTATAGCCATGATAGATTCAGGAATTTATCCATTAGACACTTTTACAAAATCTAAAAATAGAATACTGTTCTTCAAAGATATTGTAAATGACTTCTCGTATCCTTATGATGATAACGGTCACGGCACAGCTATGTGTAATATAATAGGTGGAAACTTCACGTATAAAAACAAAATACTTAAAAATTCTTCAGAGTGCAATTTTTGTATGATAAAAGCTTTTGATAAATACAATAAGTCCTATTGCTCATTAATTTTTAAGGCTATTGATTTAATACTTGAAATTTCCTCAAAATACAATATTCAAATATTGTATCTTCCATTTGAGCTTTATGAATTTAATAATTTTTTATTAAATATATTTCAAGCCTTGATAAACAAAATATCTAAATCCAATATTATTGTATTACTTCCTATAGGAAATAACTCAACCAATTATTCTTCATTAAAAGGATTATCTTTACTTAATAATTGTATTGTTGTTGGGGGTAATAATTTTAAAGACTCATCAAAAGGTATTTATATAAATACTTTCATAAAACCTAATGTGATATCAATTTACGAAAATATAAAAGTACAAAATATAGATGTTAAATACATCCCTGAAAAAAACAATCAGTATATATATCCAACTAAACTTAAAAATTCATCGATAGAATACTTTGGAAGTTCCTGTTCTTGTGCTTATGTATCTTCTTTAATAGCATTACTTAAGCAAAAAAACATATCGATAAATACAATAGACATCATTTCTTTATTTAAAATAAGCTGTAATAAAATAAATAATTTAGATAATTCAGTACAGGGACTAGGTATAATCGATATAACCAAATTATTAGAATGA
- a CDS encoding M23 family metallopeptidase, with protein sequence MQNFKCKINVGFIILSINIILAISIFFLVYGKTLGYVILINGNKIGLTKDKKIFTEYYKEKLHNNNIELDKIVKTDSLGFKVRLAKKGDFLSPEEISKILDEALGVYVKGYNLLVGDKIIANIENKDVFDNVKKKLFNYYINKNNLKDIPINWIKIKEKIDFKEVVLNIKDIMSEDQLYEFILSNNQENNILATVEIVASKTFLENTKNNKVQIVKICDQHNDEEKMYENGFDREVVKEITYNNNKYIGMRKVSTKILKPSLNDVQGNELFYLNNPSKGNIITSPFGLRWGGEKHHGIDIAGNIGDPIFAAESGFANLVSYNNVYGNYIKLNHGKGIETLYGHCDVMFIKEGEYVKKGQLIGEIGNTGRSTGPHLHFEVRVNGKADNPLNYVAY encoded by the coding sequence ATGCAAAATTTTAAATGCAAAATAAATGTTGGGTTCATAATTTTGAGTATTAACATTATTCTTGCAATATCAATATTTTTTTTGGTATATGGTAAAACTTTAGGATATGTAATTTTAATTAATGGGAATAAGATTGGATTAACTAAAGATAAAAAAATATTTACTGAATATTATAAAGAAAAATTACACAATAATAATATAGAATTAGATAAAATTGTAAAAACAGATTCTTTAGGTTTTAAAGTAAGATTAGCTAAGAAAGGAGATTTTTTATCTCCTGAAGAAATTAGTAAAATTTTAGATGAAGCTTTAGGAGTTTATGTAAAAGGGTATAATTTATTAGTTGGGGATAAAATAATCGCTAATATTGAAAATAAAGATGTATTTGATAATGTGAAAAAGAAATTGTTTAATTACTACATAAATAAGAATAATTTGAAAGATATTCCCATTAATTGGATTAAGATTAAAGAAAAAATTGATTTTAAGGAGGTTGTTTTAAATATTAAGGATATTATGAGTGAAGATCAATTGTATGAGTTTATATTGAGTAATAATCAGGAAAATAATATTTTAGCTACCGTCGAAATAGTAGCTAGTAAAACTTTTTTGGAAAACACTAAAAATAATAAAGTTCAGATAGTAAAAATTTGTGATCAGCATAATGACGAAGAAAAAATGTATGAAAATGGATTTGATCGTGAAGTTGTAAAAGAAATCACTTATAATAATAATAAGTACATAGGGATGAGAAAAGTATCTACTAAAATCTTGAAACCTTCTTTAAATGATGTTCAAGGGAATGAATTATTTTATTTAAATAATCCTTCAAAAGGTAATATTATAACTTCTCCTTTTGGACTAAGATGGGGTGGAGAAAAACATCATGGAATTGATATTGCGGGGAATATAGGGGATCCTATATTTGCAGCAGAATCTGGTTTTGCAAATTTAGTATCATACAATAATGTATATGGAAATTATATTAAATTGAATCATGGTAAGGGAATTGAAACATTATATGGACACTGCGATGTTATGTTTATAAAAGAAGGTGAATACGTGAAAAAAGGTCAATTGATAGGTGAAATAGGTAATACCGGAAGAAGCACAGGTCCACACTTACATTTTGAAGTTAGGGTAAATGGTAAAGCAGATAATCCTCTTAATTATGTAGCATATTAA